In Sphingobacterium sp. SYP-B4668, the sequence ATGGATTTGCCGGAATCAACGCTAATAAACAGACATCTACTATAGTGGACTTCAACTTTTCGGCTGGTATGGGATTTCGTGACGAGCGGACTTTACTAAATCAAAAACTGAATAGTACCAGTATCAACTTCAACGCCAATACAGACCTCAAATATTATTTACCCTACAAAATAGCACTCTCTCAAGTTGTCAATTACTCGTACACGGGTAAAACCAAACTGTATTCTAAGGCAATACAACAATTTTACATGAATCTTGAAGTATCAAAAAAATTATTGAAAAGTGAGAGCCTATTGTTAAGTGTAAAAGCATTTGATATCTTCAAAACCTTTAATAACACCAATCGATCATTTGGGGATTCGAATTTTTCAGAAAGTAGGAATCAGGTACTCACCCAATATTTAATGGTCGGCTTAAATTGGGATTTTAATAAAAACTTAGGAAAGAAAAATGATTAGGATACTCATCATACTTAGCGCTGTATTACTGCAAATAGAGGCTGTCGTAGCGCAGCATGCCTACTTCCCTACCCAAGGTACCATCTACTTTGAAAAGGTCACCTACACCAAGGCCCGAATGAAAGAGATGATGAACAAGATGGGCAATCAAAACGATAGAGGAATGCGATACGACATGTCGGGCCATATGTCGGAGATGCCAGAGAGCGTAACCACAAATTTTGTGATGCAATTCGACCAACAGCAGACACTCATGCTTTCGGAGGAAGCCAGTGGTACTGGTTCTACCCAAATGAGAGGTAGAGGTCAAGGAGGACGAGGAGGAGGTCGAAGTGGAAATATGCAGATGGCCGCTCCAATAGTATCCAGAGGTGGCAGAGGTGCCGGACAAAAGACGTTTTATCAAAATTTAAAATCAAAAGAAACATCCATCCAAGTAGAATTAGATGAAAAATACATTTTAAAAGATAGTTTGCAACAAGTGACTTGGCGATTTACCGATGAGTACCGAAATATAGCTGGATATGATTGCAGACGGGTAAACGGAGCAACAACAGACTCGTTATATTTAATTGCATTTTACACTGACCAGATACCTGTAGATGGAGGACCTGTACTGACGGGCGGCCTTCCGGGGATGATTTTGGGACTGGTCATTCCCGAAATGCATATCAATTATTGGGCAACCAAAGTAGACTTTACGAATACGCCGATTACAACTAGTTGGAAAGATAAGAAGGCTAAGGAAATCACGATGACCAATTTTTTCGATTTACTTTCGAAAAGTGTATTCTCAAGGGGAAGGGCGAATAGCCAACAGAGTCGTCGCTCGATTATGGAAAACCTGATATACTAATTAAAATTGATATTCTGACCTCAATAATAGAGTTGAGGTCAGAATATCAATGGACTATCTATACAACATAATACTGCTCCCACCCTTTGCGTGGTGGAGGTCCCATTAACATTGCATTCGCAAATTTATCATTGGTGACCTCTTTCTTGATTGGGTCAAACGTTATCTTGTTGTTCATCTTCTGCGTCATCACACCCAAGCAGAACACTTGGCTTAAAGGGCCCGCTATTTCAAAAGAAGACCGTGTCTTTTCTTGGCCTTTGCAAGCTTTAAGAAAGTTCGCAAAGTGGTTGGAAGGTGAAGCTTGTACCTGTGGCAAGCGGCCCGCTATATCCTTAGCTTTTGATTCTGGAATAATCTGTAATGTACTACCGTGAGATCCTCCTTTGAATGTTAAGTCTTTCGAATAAATAATCTTTCCGGGATTCAATTTAACCGGCTGCAGGGCCCCGTTACTTGGGGGTGGAATATTAGGATCTAATCCAGAAACACCATAACCTTCCGGAATTGGAGGTAGATTGTCCAATCCGTCATACCAGTTGATATCTATAGCAGGCATCCCCTTGCGTTTAGGAAAATGAAATTTCAATGTCGAAGACATTGGAAAGAAAAAGGAATTGTGACCGTCCAATTTAACAGCTTCAACGGATGTAGGAAGTCCCATATCTAGGAATTCGTGAGCGGTATCCAACAAATGTGCTCCCCAGTCTCCCAATGCCCCCATTCCAAAATCAAACCAACAGCGCCACTGCCCGTTGACAAAATCTTTATTGTAATCATGTCCCATCGTCTGCATCTGCCAAAGATCCCAGTCCAACGTTTCAGGTGTATGCTCAGGGAGTGGAAAAGCCTTGATATTGGTATCCCAGCCGTGCCATCTGCGAGGCATATTCATGTGCGCATCGATGCGGGTTACATTCTTGATGATACCTGCATCTTTCCAAGCTTTGAATTGAAAATAATTAGCCTCCGAATGTCCTTGATTTCCCATTTGGGTGACTACCTTATTCTGCTTCTTCGCCTTTTGCATCATCAGCTCTACTTCCCAGAAGGTATGGGCCATGGGCTTTTCAACATAGACGTGTTTTCCTAAATCCAATGCCATCATCGTGATGGCAAAGTGTGCAAAATCAGGTGTACCTACTGATACCGCGTCAATTTGACTACCCATCTTATCAAACATCTGTCTGAAATCCGTGAAGCGTGGTACATCTGGAAATTCTTTCAGTATACCTAATGTATGGGGTGCGCCCATATCCACATCGCATAGGGCGACAATATTGCACAAACCTGTTTTGTAAAGATCTCTAATAATATCAGCAGCTCGATTGCCAACTCCGACACAGGCCAAATTGACTCGTTCATTGGGTTTAGCCAATACAACATGCCCCAACAGGCTATTGGCGACAACGACAGCGCCTCCTGCTACAGCAGATTTTTTAAGGAAACTTCTTCTCGATATATAATGATTCATCATAATAAATTTATACGGGTCATTTTTTAGATTGGTGTATTTTACAACACCTTGATTTTAATGTTTCGATAGGACACATTGTCACCGTGATCTTGCAAAAGGATATGTCCCTTTTTAGCCTCACCAAAAGCTGGCCAATCTTTGTACTTGCTAATCGCGACCAAATCTTTGAAAGCCTGGCTTCCACGTTGATATTCTACCATTTTCTCGCCATTGAGATAATGCACTACTTTATTGTCAGGTGTGACGACCACTCGTCCTCTGTTCCATTCGCCAATTGGTCTACGAGGCCTGGGCTCACGATTGGAAGTAATCAAATCATACAACGATGCCAACGTACGGTTGCCATTTCTGCCCAATTTGGCGTCAGGGTGTTTCTCATCGTCCAACACTTGATATTCCAATCCTATCGCTGATCCATGGGTCTGCTCTTTAAGTGTTACAAAATATTTAACACCACTATTGGCGCCAGGGGTAAGTTTGAATTCAAATGATAAATCGAAAGCACTAAATTGATCTGTGGTCACGATATCACCACCATTGGTTGATTCACCACCATCTGATTTCTGTACACTGATGATACCATCGGCTATCTTCCATCCCTTTTTCGGAAACTCATCAGAACGTGTGCTTCTCCAGTTAGTAGCATCAATTCCGTTAAAAAGCAATTTATAACCGGCATCTTCTTCGGCTTTGGACAGTTTATTAGGTGTCAAGTTGACCACGTAAACATCCTTTGGAAAATCTTTGGTTTTCAAATTTTCAGTCTGGATGTTTACATTCTTGAAAAACACTTGTTTCCCATCCAATGCTTCAGGAATACTATGTACTTGTAGACCGATAAATCCCTTTGCATCTACTGTATCGATCACATAGGCGACGGGAATATCATTGACCCATGTCTTGGTTTCATTGCCTATAGCTTCGATACGAATGTGGTTGTATTCTCCTGGCTTATATGCTGACTTGGCGCGCTCATTCAAATCCAAAGGATACAACCAATTTCTCCGTCCTTCGTCATATATCCCGCCAGTCCAAGCACGTGCACTCGGATCGATCTCCACCTGGCGACCATACACCCTTCCTCGTCCATTGTTGGCGTCCTTATCTATATGGCTGCGTGTCTGTATTCCAGAA encodes:
- a CDS encoding GLPGLI family protein — protein: MIRILIILSAVLLQIEAVVAQHAYFPTQGTIYFEKVTYTKARMKEMMNKMGNQNDRGMRYDMSGHMSEMPESVTTNFVMQFDQQQTLMLSEEASGTGSTQMRGRGQGGRGGGRSGNMQMAAPIVSRGGRGAGQKTFYQNLKSKETSIQVELDEKYILKDSLQQVTWRFTDEYRNIAGYDCRRVNGATTDSLYLIAFYTDQIPVDGGPVLTGGLPGMILGLVIPEMHINYWATKVDFTNTPITTSWKDKKAKEITMTNFFDLLSKSVFSRGRANSQQSRRSIMENLIY
- a CDS encoding Gfo/Idh/MocA family oxidoreductase, with the protein product MMNHYISRRSFLKKSAVAGGAVVVANSLLGHVVLAKPNERVNLACVGVGNRAADIIRDLYKTGLCNIVALCDVDMGAPHTLGILKEFPDVPRFTDFRQMFDKMGSQIDAVSVGTPDFAHFAITMMALDLGKHVYVEKPMAHTFWEVELMMQKAKKQNKVVTQMGNQGHSEANYFQFKAWKDAGIIKNVTRIDAHMNMPRRWHGWDTNIKAFPLPEHTPETLDWDLWQMQTMGHDYNKDFVNGQWRCWFDFGMGALGDWGAHLLDTAHEFLDMGLPTSVEAVKLDGHNSFFFPMSSTLKFHFPKRKGMPAIDINWYDGLDNLPPIPEGYGVSGLDPNIPPPSNGALQPVKLNPGKIIYSKDLTFKGGSHGSTLQIIPESKAKDIAGRLPQVQASPSNHFANFLKACKGQEKTRSSFEIAGPLSQVFCLGVMTQKMNNKITFDPIKKEVTNDKFANAMLMGPPPRKGWEQYYVV
- a CDS encoding 3-keto-disaccharide hydrolase, translated to MVKQKIFSTSRGWTWCTLASIFLLTACNNTSKGQNEEKWKPLFDGKSLTGWKTVGGNAPYKIEDGAIVGRMTKGTPNSFLITEQEYGDFVLELDVKLEGDNTNSGIQTRSHIDKDANNGRGRVYGRQVEIDPSARAWTGGIYDEGRRNWLYPLDLNERAKSAYKPGEYNHIRIEAIGNETKTWVNDIPVAYVIDTVDAKGFIGLQVHSIPEALDGKQVFFKNVNIQTENLKTKDFPKDVYVVNLTPNKLSKAEEDAGYKLLFNGIDATNWRSTRSDEFPKKGWKIADGIISVQKSDGGESTNGGDIVTTDQFSAFDLSFEFKLTPGANSGVKYFVTLKEQTHGSAIGLEYQVLDDEKHPDAKLGRNGNRTLASLYDLITSNREPRPRRPIGEWNRGRVVVTPDNKVVHYLNGEKMVEYQRGSQAFKDLVAISKYKDWPAFGEAKKGHILLQDHGDNVSYRNIKIKVL